From a region of the Rhipicephalus microplus isolate Deutch F79 chromosome X, USDA_Rmic, whole genome shotgun sequence genome:
- the Sec15 gene encoding exocyst complex component Sec15 isoform X3: MIESKAEATSDSCTTGRLEHEHLLFELETSDSSSVGLVLRAIYDGDEHERFLEKLDARINDHDREIEKMCNFHYQGFIDCIRELLHVRSKAQKLKNEVTRTDQELQETAKRMLQRADELVKYGHIQSNIAWTIGSLSVCLPVLDVYAKLMQQMKERRYYPALKTIEQLEHTYLPRVSQHRFAQSMAVCIPKLRDRIKEASLSELKDFLENIRKHSGRIGEVALNQGCKQEQTLDEDMSAQDLVDFSPVYRCHHIYSVLGSRETFEAYYRQQRKHQARLALQPQMNMHETSDGYRKYFAEIVGFFVVEDHILNTASGLVNQAYLDQVWENALLKITAALRTHTAYCTEASLMLDVKKLILLFSETLRSYGYHVDPVHNLLLEIQEHYNEILMKHCVQTFRRIFDDDSYHPIEVATQEEYQKVVAIFPFRDEVLEKAPFPKKFPFSRFVPGIFDEVKGFIRECLKFSEDLNVSQTEVEDMVRKATNLLLTRTLGGCLSSLIKKPNVGLLQLIQITINTNYLEDASVYLEQFISSIFNRWCGDSHHVAKLQGRTMFKDARKDAEDQIYEQLKAKIGEFLELAHYDWLLVEPEGQASNYMMDLIAFLNNVFQAFTNLPDKVAQTACMTACQHLATSLLNILTSEDVKFISIGALQQFNLDVIQCEQFASSEPVKGFKEGVLQMFFVELRQICCSSCAVFLVTSDRERERQELKKESPSHCST; this comes from the exons ATGATCGAGAGCAAAGCAGAGGCAACTTCAGACTCGTGCACGACAGGTCGACTTGAACATGAGCACTTGCTTTTTGAGTTGGAAACAAGCGACTCGAGCAGCGTCGGTCTGGTTCTCAG GGCTATTTATGACGGAGACGAACATGAAAGGTTTCTCGAAAAATTGGACGCTCGCATCAACGATCATGACAGAGAGATTGAAAAGATGTGCAACTTCCACTACCAGGGCTTCATTGACTGCATCAGAGAGCTTTTGCACGTACGGAGCAAAGCACAAAAGCTGAAA aACGAAGTAACCCGAACAGACCAGGAGCTGCAAGAAACTGCAAAGCGTATGTTACAAAGGGCTGATGAATTAGTCAAGTATGGTCACATTCAAAGTAACATAGCCTGGACGATTGGAAGCCTAAGTGTGTGTCTTCCTGTACTTGATGTTTATGCTAAATTAATGCAACAGATGAAAGAACGCCGGTATTACCCAGCACTTAAGACTATTGAACAGTTGGAGCACACATATTTGCCGCGAGTGTCTCAGCATCGGTTTGCCCAGTCCATGGCAGTCTGTATACCAAAGCTGCGTGACCGTATCAAGGAAGCATCCTTGTCAGAGCTGAAAGATTTCCTTGAGAATATTCGCAAGCATTCAGGACGCATTGGGGAGGTGGCATTGAACCAGGGCTGCAAGCAAGAACAGACCTTGGACGAAGACATGAGCGCACAAGACTTGGTGGATTTCTCACCAGTGTACCGCTGCCACCACATCTACAGTGTGCTGGGATCACGGGAAACGTTTGAAGCTTACTACCGACAACAACGAAAGCACCAGGCTCGGCTTGCCTTACAACCGCAAATGAACATG CACGAGACAAGTGATGGATATCGTAAATACTTTGCAGAAATTGTTGG GTTCTTTGTGGTTGAGGACCACATTTTGAACACAGCAAGTGGCCTTGTGAATCAGGCATACCTGGACCAAGTCTGGGAGAATGCCTTGTTAAAGATAACAGCAGCATTAAGGACACACACT GCCTACTGCACAGAAGCCAGCCTGATGCTTGATGTTAAGAAACTTATTCTCCTGTTCAGCGAAACACTACGG agCTACGGATATCACGTGGACCCAGTGCACAACTTGTTACTTGAGATACAGGAGCATTACAATGAGATTCTCATGAAGCATTGTGTTCAGACCTTTCGCAGGATTTTTGATGATGACTCTTACCACCCTATTGAAGTTGCAACACAAGAGGAGTACCAGAAAGTTGTGGCTATTTTCCCATTTCGAGATGAGGTATTGGAAAAG GCACCATTTCCAAAAAAGTTTCCATTTTCACGGTTTGTGCCTGGCATCTTTGATGAAGTCAAAGGCTTTATCCGTGAATGCCTCAAGTTTTCTGAAGACCTCAATGTCAG TCAAACTGAAGTTGAGGACATGGTACGGAAAGCTACCAACCTGCTGCTGACCCGAACACTAGGAGGTTGCCTCTCATCACTCATCAAAAAACCAAATGTTGGTCTTCTGCAG CTAATACAAATCACGATAAATACAAACTACCTTGAAGATGCTAGTGTGTACCTGGAGCAGTTCATCTCCTCTATTTTCAA CCGGTGGTGTGGTGACAGTCATCATGTGGCTAAACTTCAAGGGCGGACAATGTTCAAG GATGCCCGAAAAGATGCTGAGGACCAAATTTATGAACAGCTGAAAGCCAAGATAGGAGAGTTTTTGGAACTTG CCCATTATGACTGGCTTCTGGTTGAACCCGAAGGCCAAGCCAGCAATTACATGATGGATCTGATTGCATTCTTGAACAATGTATTTCAAGCATTCACAAATTTGCCG GACAAAGTGGCTCAAACAGCTTGCATGACTGCCTGCCAGCACCTTGCTACATCTCTATTGAACATCCTCACCTCAGAGGACGTCAAGTTCATTTCCATTGGTGCTTTGCAGCAGTTCAACTTGGACGTCATCCAGTGTGAAC AGTTTGCAAGCTCGGAACCAGTAAAAGGCTTCAAGGAGGGTGTGCTGCAGATGTTCTTCGTAGAACTGCGTCAG ATTTGCTGTTCAAGCTGTGCTGTCTTTCTGGTGACttcagacagagagagagagagacaggaactTAAAAAAGAGAGTCCAAGCCACTGCTCAACATAG
- the Sec15 gene encoding exocyst complex component Sec15 isoform X2, whose translation MADILIDSKNDLLNKKIEHHIYLAETLDAVVAIYPIVRAIYDGDEHERFLEKLDARINDHDREIEKMCNFHYQGFIDCIRELLHVRSKAQKLKNEVTRTDQELQETAKRMLQRADELVKYGHIQSNIAWTIGSLSVCLPVLDVYAKLMQQMKERRYYPALKTIEQLEHTYLPRVSQHRFAQSMAVCIPKLRDRIKEASLSELKDFLENIRKHSGRIGEVALNQGCKQEQTLDEDMSAQDLVDFSPVYRCHHIYSVLGSRETFEAYYRQQRKHQARLALQPQMNMHETSDGYRKYFAEIVGFFVVEDHILNTASGLVNQAYLDQVWENALLKITAALRTHTAYCTEASLMLDVKKLILLFSETLRSYGYHVDPVHNLLLEIQEHYNEILMKHCVQTFRRIFDDDSYHPIEVATQEEYQKVVAIFPFRDEVLEKAPFPKKFPFSRFVPGIFDEVKGFIRECLKFSEDLNVSQTEVEDMVRKATNLLLTRTLGGCLSSLIKKPNVGLLQLIQITINTNYLEDASVYLEQFISSIFNRWCGDSHHVAKLQGRTMFKDARKDAEDQIYEQLKAKIGEFLELAHYDWLLVEPEGQASNYMMDLIAFLNNVFQAFTNLPDKVAQTACMTACQHLATSLLNILTSEDVKFISIGALQQFNLDVIQCEQFASSEPVKGFKEGVLQMFFVELRQLLDLFMAEDWSTYFHDHGKESSRYLRVNPSLALLLLEKVREADKKKNIFSSLKQKERDKKKLQETVLKQLRQLVA comes from the exons ATGGCAGACATACTCATCGACAGTAAAAATGACCTTCTTAACAAGAAAATAGAGCACCACATCTACCTAGCGGAGACGCTGGACGCTGTTGTAGCAATTTACCCAATAGTCAG GGCTATTTATGACGGAGACGAACATGAAAGGTTTCTCGAAAAATTGGACGCTCGCATCAACGATCATGACAGAGAGATTGAAAAGATGTGCAACTTCCACTACCAGGGCTTCATTGACTGCATCAGAGAGCTTTTGCACGTACGGAGCAAAGCACAAAAGCTGAAA aACGAAGTAACCCGAACAGACCAGGAGCTGCAAGAAACTGCAAAGCGTATGTTACAAAGGGCTGATGAATTAGTCAAGTATGGTCACATTCAAAGTAACATAGCCTGGACGATTGGAAGCCTAAGTGTGTGTCTTCCTGTACTTGATGTTTATGCTAAATTAATGCAACAGATGAAAGAACGCCGGTATTACCCAGCACTTAAGACTATTGAACAGTTGGAGCACACATATTTGCCGCGAGTGTCTCAGCATCGGTTTGCCCAGTCCATGGCAGTCTGTATACCAAAGCTGCGTGACCGTATCAAGGAAGCATCCTTGTCAGAGCTGAAAGATTTCCTTGAGAATATTCGCAAGCATTCAGGACGCATTGGGGAGGTGGCATTGAACCAGGGCTGCAAGCAAGAACAGACCTTGGACGAAGACATGAGCGCACAAGACTTGGTGGATTTCTCACCAGTGTACCGCTGCCACCACATCTACAGTGTGCTGGGATCACGGGAAACGTTTGAAGCTTACTACCGACAACAACGAAAGCACCAGGCTCGGCTTGCCTTACAACCGCAAATGAACATG CACGAGACAAGTGATGGATATCGTAAATACTTTGCAGAAATTGTTGG GTTCTTTGTGGTTGAGGACCACATTTTGAACACAGCAAGTGGCCTTGTGAATCAGGCATACCTGGACCAAGTCTGGGAGAATGCCTTGTTAAAGATAACAGCAGCATTAAGGACACACACT GCCTACTGCACAGAAGCCAGCCTGATGCTTGATGTTAAGAAACTTATTCTCCTGTTCAGCGAAACACTACGG agCTACGGATATCACGTGGACCCAGTGCACAACTTGTTACTTGAGATACAGGAGCATTACAATGAGATTCTCATGAAGCATTGTGTTCAGACCTTTCGCAGGATTTTTGATGATGACTCTTACCACCCTATTGAAGTTGCAACACAAGAGGAGTACCAGAAAGTTGTGGCTATTTTCCCATTTCGAGATGAGGTATTGGAAAAG GCACCATTTCCAAAAAAGTTTCCATTTTCACGGTTTGTGCCTGGCATCTTTGATGAAGTCAAAGGCTTTATCCGTGAATGCCTCAAGTTTTCTGAAGACCTCAATGTCAG TCAAACTGAAGTTGAGGACATGGTACGGAAAGCTACCAACCTGCTGCTGACCCGAACACTAGGAGGTTGCCTCTCATCACTCATCAAAAAACCAAATGTTGGTCTTCTGCAG CTAATACAAATCACGATAAATACAAACTACCTTGAAGATGCTAGTGTGTACCTGGAGCAGTTCATCTCCTCTATTTTCAA CCGGTGGTGTGGTGACAGTCATCATGTGGCTAAACTTCAAGGGCGGACAATGTTCAAG GATGCCCGAAAAGATGCTGAGGACCAAATTTATGAACAGCTGAAAGCCAAGATAGGAGAGTTTTTGGAACTTG CCCATTATGACTGGCTTCTGGTTGAACCCGAAGGCCAAGCCAGCAATTACATGATGGATCTGATTGCATTCTTGAACAATGTATTTCAAGCATTCACAAATTTGCCG GACAAAGTGGCTCAAACAGCTTGCATGACTGCCTGCCAGCACCTTGCTACATCTCTATTGAACATCCTCACCTCAGAGGACGTCAAGTTCATTTCCATTGGTGCTTTGCAGCAGTTCAACTTGGACGTCATCCAGTGTGAAC AGTTTGCAAGCTCGGAACCAGTAAAAGGCTTCAAGGAGGGTGTGCTGCAGATGTTCTTCGTAGAACTGCGTCAG
- the Sec15 gene encoding exocyst complex component Sec15 isoform X1, whose translation MIESKAEATSDSCTTGRLEHEHLLFELETSDSSSVGLVLRAIYDGDEHERFLEKLDARINDHDREIEKMCNFHYQGFIDCIRELLHVRSKAQKLKNEVTRTDQELQETAKRMLQRADELVKYGHIQSNIAWTIGSLSVCLPVLDVYAKLMQQMKERRYYPALKTIEQLEHTYLPRVSQHRFAQSMAVCIPKLRDRIKEASLSELKDFLENIRKHSGRIGEVALNQGCKQEQTLDEDMSAQDLVDFSPVYRCHHIYSVLGSRETFEAYYRQQRKHQARLALQPQMNMHETSDGYRKYFAEIVGFFVVEDHILNTASGLVNQAYLDQVWENALLKITAALRTHTAYCTEASLMLDVKKLILLFSETLRSYGYHVDPVHNLLLEIQEHYNEILMKHCVQTFRRIFDDDSYHPIEVATQEEYQKVVAIFPFRDEVLEKAPFPKKFPFSRFVPGIFDEVKGFIRECLKFSEDLNVSQTEVEDMVRKATNLLLTRTLGGCLSSLIKKPNVGLLQLIQITINTNYLEDASVYLEQFISSIFNRWCGDSHHVAKLQGRTMFKDARKDAEDQIYEQLKAKIGEFLELAHYDWLLVEPEGQASNYMMDLIAFLNNVFQAFTNLPDKVAQTACMTACQHLATSLLNILTSEDVKFISIGALQQFNLDVIQCEQFASSEPVKGFKEGVLQMFFVELRQLLDLFMAEDWSTYFHDHGKESSRYLRVNPSLALLLLEKVREADKKKNIFSSLKQKERDKKKLQETVLKQLRQLVA comes from the exons ATGATCGAGAGCAAAGCAGAGGCAACTTCAGACTCGTGCACGACAGGTCGACTTGAACATGAGCACTTGCTTTTTGAGTTGGAAACAAGCGACTCGAGCAGCGTCGGTCTGGTTCTCAG GGCTATTTATGACGGAGACGAACATGAAAGGTTTCTCGAAAAATTGGACGCTCGCATCAACGATCATGACAGAGAGATTGAAAAGATGTGCAACTTCCACTACCAGGGCTTCATTGACTGCATCAGAGAGCTTTTGCACGTACGGAGCAAAGCACAAAAGCTGAAA aACGAAGTAACCCGAACAGACCAGGAGCTGCAAGAAACTGCAAAGCGTATGTTACAAAGGGCTGATGAATTAGTCAAGTATGGTCACATTCAAAGTAACATAGCCTGGACGATTGGAAGCCTAAGTGTGTGTCTTCCTGTACTTGATGTTTATGCTAAATTAATGCAACAGATGAAAGAACGCCGGTATTACCCAGCACTTAAGACTATTGAACAGTTGGAGCACACATATTTGCCGCGAGTGTCTCAGCATCGGTTTGCCCAGTCCATGGCAGTCTGTATACCAAAGCTGCGTGACCGTATCAAGGAAGCATCCTTGTCAGAGCTGAAAGATTTCCTTGAGAATATTCGCAAGCATTCAGGACGCATTGGGGAGGTGGCATTGAACCAGGGCTGCAAGCAAGAACAGACCTTGGACGAAGACATGAGCGCACAAGACTTGGTGGATTTCTCACCAGTGTACCGCTGCCACCACATCTACAGTGTGCTGGGATCACGGGAAACGTTTGAAGCTTACTACCGACAACAACGAAAGCACCAGGCTCGGCTTGCCTTACAACCGCAAATGAACATG CACGAGACAAGTGATGGATATCGTAAATACTTTGCAGAAATTGTTGG GTTCTTTGTGGTTGAGGACCACATTTTGAACACAGCAAGTGGCCTTGTGAATCAGGCATACCTGGACCAAGTCTGGGAGAATGCCTTGTTAAAGATAACAGCAGCATTAAGGACACACACT GCCTACTGCACAGAAGCCAGCCTGATGCTTGATGTTAAGAAACTTATTCTCCTGTTCAGCGAAACACTACGG agCTACGGATATCACGTGGACCCAGTGCACAACTTGTTACTTGAGATACAGGAGCATTACAATGAGATTCTCATGAAGCATTGTGTTCAGACCTTTCGCAGGATTTTTGATGATGACTCTTACCACCCTATTGAAGTTGCAACACAAGAGGAGTACCAGAAAGTTGTGGCTATTTTCCCATTTCGAGATGAGGTATTGGAAAAG GCACCATTTCCAAAAAAGTTTCCATTTTCACGGTTTGTGCCTGGCATCTTTGATGAAGTCAAAGGCTTTATCCGTGAATGCCTCAAGTTTTCTGAAGACCTCAATGTCAG TCAAACTGAAGTTGAGGACATGGTACGGAAAGCTACCAACCTGCTGCTGACCCGAACACTAGGAGGTTGCCTCTCATCACTCATCAAAAAACCAAATGTTGGTCTTCTGCAG CTAATACAAATCACGATAAATACAAACTACCTTGAAGATGCTAGTGTGTACCTGGAGCAGTTCATCTCCTCTATTTTCAA CCGGTGGTGTGGTGACAGTCATCATGTGGCTAAACTTCAAGGGCGGACAATGTTCAAG GATGCCCGAAAAGATGCTGAGGACCAAATTTATGAACAGCTGAAAGCCAAGATAGGAGAGTTTTTGGAACTTG CCCATTATGACTGGCTTCTGGTTGAACCCGAAGGCCAAGCCAGCAATTACATGATGGATCTGATTGCATTCTTGAACAATGTATTTCAAGCATTCACAAATTTGCCG GACAAAGTGGCTCAAACAGCTTGCATGACTGCCTGCCAGCACCTTGCTACATCTCTATTGAACATCCTCACCTCAGAGGACGTCAAGTTCATTTCCATTGGTGCTTTGCAGCAGTTCAACTTGGACGTCATCCAGTGTGAAC AGTTTGCAAGCTCGGAACCAGTAAAAGGCTTCAAGGAGGGTGTGCTGCAGATGTTCTTCGTAGAACTGCGTCAG